A genomic window from Glycine soja cultivar W05 chromosome 10, ASM419377v2, whole genome shotgun sequence includes:
- the LOC114371403 gene encoding uncharacterized protein LOC114371403 produces the protein MTNNKSFFHLALVVSNIRNHISITLEKELWSTLDATVLSWLYATISIDLLHTIIEPDATAMDAWNRLRDIFQDNKHSRVVTLEAEFSNTKMENFSNGSAYYQCLKSLADQLKKCWSTDVGEPPCPLTCFGSHKCISRCRDINSAE, from the coding sequence ATGACGAACAACAAGAGTTTTTTCCATCTAGCTCTTGTGGTTTCCAATATACGGAACCATATCTCCATCACTCTTGAAAAGGAATTATGGTCGACTCTTGATGCTACGGTTCTTTCCTGGCTTTATGCAACCATCTCCATTGACTTGTTGCATACAATTATTGAACCCGATGCCACGGCCATGGATGCTTGGAATAGGTTGAGAGATATTTTCCAAGACAACAAACATTCCCGTGTGGTAACTCTTGAGGCCGAATTCTCCAATACTAAGATGGAGAATTTTTCAAATGGTTCAGCATATTATCAATGTCTCAAGTCCCTTGCTGATCAGTTGAAAAAATGTTGGAGCACCGATGTCGGAGAGCCGCCTTGTCCTTTAACTTGTTTCGGGTCTCACAAGTGCATATCGAGGTGTAGGGACATTAATTCGGCAGAGTGA
- the LOC114371404 gene encoding uncharacterized protein LOC114371404 encodes MEPELALLLHTYSVVFATPINLPPRRSHDHSIPLLERSQPVKVKPYRYPHSQKEEIEKLVSGSGIAMDANKLEVVQNWVEPMKLKQLRGFLGLTSYYRRFVQSYATIAAPLIDLLKKDSFRWSQAIAQAFQQLKIAVTSALVLAIPNFNEIFVL; translated from the exons ATGGAGCCTGAGTTAGCTCTATTGCTGCACACTTATAGTGTTGTCTTTGCCACACCTATCAATCTACCTCCTCGACGATCTCATGATCACTCAATTCCCTTGTTGGAAAGGTCACAACCTGTCAAGGTTAAACCTTACAGGTATCCACATAGTCAGAAGGAAGAAATTGAGAAACTAGTCTCTG GATCAGGCATAGCTATGGATGCAAACAAATTAGAGGTAGTTCAAAATTGGGTAGAGCCTATGAAGCTAAAGCAATTAAGGGGCTTCCTAGGACTTACAAGTTATTATAGAAGATTTGTTCAGTCCTATGCTACCATTGCAGCACCTTTGATTGATCTATTGAAGAAGGACTCTTTCAGATGGAGTCAAGCTATTGCTCAGGCTTTCCAACAACTTAAGATAGCCGTGACTTCTGCACTTGTCCTTGCTATTCCtaatttcaatgaaatttttGTATTATAA